A stretch of Candidatus Nanogingivalaceae bacterium DNA encodes these proteins:
- a CDS encoding DNA-directed RNA polymerase subunit beta yields MAKKHFNAVGRAFFSKEDVVLETPDLIAHQKESWKDFVDNGLSEIFEEINPIDDYTGQKLALRFKSYNFQDPKTTKDFAKENNLTFEAPLHVQVELTNKVTGEVKEQEIYLGDYPWMTNQGTFIINGTERVIVSQLIRSEGVYFNAETGNDGKNYYGAKVIPVRGAWLEFETDNKGVIYVKIDRRRKLPVTTFLRALGRMTNAEIRNTFADVDTGDIKFIDSTLEKDQTSSPSTALIEVYRRLRPGDLATIENARNMIERMFFDFKRFDYGRVGRYKINKRLNLETPNTAENRSFQMEDLFEIIKEIIRLNNTQGKVDDIDSLDNRRVKLVGELVARQFRVGMLRMQRNAMDRMSMTDIETVTPGQLVNARPVVAAVREFFAGSQLAQVMDETNPLSELSHKRRLSSMGPGGVTRDRAGLEVRDSHPTHYGRICLVETPEGGNVGLVTNLATFARINEYGFIEAPYLRVKDGKVTNEVVYLDADHEMREIIADAGSKLNEDGSFVEAQVSARKNLIPSQVNASEVTFMDAVHRQVLGAAASLIPFAERDRIDRALTGSAMQKQAVPLLWTEAPTVGTGVEADIARNLSQIIVAEDDGEVVRADAVVVEVKYSTGVVKYELKHFQKTADDRCYNQKVVVSRGQKVKKGDILVEGASIKNGEIALGRDLRVAFMSWGGFNMDDAVIISDRLVKADTLTNINIKDYMVEVRETKLGPEVVTRDIPNASEYSLRHLDENGIVQIGSEVKPGDVLVGKITPKGEQELSSEERLLRAIFGEKAKDVRDTSTRMKNTGSGKVIGVKIFSRENGHEMRAGVLQQIQIFVAEARKIMVGDKMAGRHGNKGVVAKILPEADMPFMEDGTPIDVILSPLGVPSRMNLGQLFEVHLGMAAKTQGYRVATPSYDGVDAETLSDELEAAGVARDGKVQLFDGRTGEPFEQRTTVGFMHMIKLHHLVADKIHARSTGPYTMVTQQPLGGKAQNGGQRFGEMEVWALEAYGAANMLQEMLTIKSDDVVGRSKAYESIIKHSEIVGPKLPESFNVLVKELQGLGLRVDLLDRHASSIDADEILAERNKDGESSTFEEDENIETVRDESDGEFEDSMNIQDIDEIEENKEEA; encoded by the coding sequence ATGGCAAAAAAGCACTTTAATGCTGTAGGGCGCGCTTTCTTTTCTAAAGAAGACGTCGTTCTTGAAACCCCAGATTTAATCGCTCACCAAAAAGAATCTTGGAAGGATTTTGTCGATAATGGTTTGAGTGAGATCTTTGAAGAAATTAACCCGATCGATGATTACACCGGTCAAAAATTAGCTTTGCGTTTTAAGAGCTATAATTTTCAAGATCCAAAAACTACAAAAGATTTTGCAAAAGAAAATAACCTAACTTTCGAAGCTCCACTTCACGTTCAAGTTGAGCTTACAAACAAAGTTACCGGTGAAGTTAAAGAGCAAGAAATCTATCTTGGTGATTACCCTTGGATGACTAACCAAGGTACTTTCATTATTAACGGAACTGAGCGTGTAATTGTTTCTCAGTTGATTCGTTCTGAAGGTGTTTACTTTAATGCTGAAACTGGAAATGATGGAAAGAATTATTATGGTGCAAAAGTTATCCCAGTTCGTGGCGCATGGCTAGAGTTTGAAACAGATAACAAAGGTGTAATTTACGTAAAAATCGACCGTCGTCGAAAACTTCCAGTTACAACTTTCTTGCGTGCACTTGGTCGCATGACAAATGCTGAAATTCGAAACACTTTTGCAGATGTTGATACTGGTGATATTAAATTTATCGATTCAACTCTTGAAAAAGATCAAACTTCAAGCCCGTCAACTGCTTTAATTGAAGTTTATCGTCGTCTTCGCCCAGGAGATTTGGCGACTATTGAGAACGCTCGAAATATGATTGAGCGAATGTTCTTCGACTTTAAACGATTTGATTATGGTCGTGTTGGACGTTATAAGATTAATAAACGATTAAATCTTGAAACTCCAAACACAGCTGAAAATCGTTCTTTCCAGATGGAAGATCTTTTCGAGATTATTAAAGAAATTATCCGCCTAAACAATACTCAAGGTAAAGTTGATGATATCGATAGTCTTGATAACCGTCGAGTAAAATTGGTTGGTGAGCTTGTTGCTCGACAATTCCGTGTTGGTATGCTTCGAATGCAACGAAATGCCATGGATCGAATGTCAATGACAGATATCGAAACTGTAACTCCTGGACAATTGGTTAATGCCCGACCAGTTGTTGCTGCAGTGCGTGAATTCTTTGCCGGTTCACAGCTTGCGCAGGTTATGGATGAAACTAACCCGCTTTCAGAACTTTCACACAAACGTCGTTTGAGCTCAATGGGTCCTGGAGGTGTGACTCGGGATCGTGCCGGTCTTGAAGTTCGTGACAGCCACCCAACTCACTACGGACGAATTTGTCTTGTGGAAACACCAGAAGGTGGAAACGTTGGTCTTGTGACAAACCTTGCAACATTTGCCCGAATTAACGAATATGGCTTTATTGAAGCTCCATATCTTCGTGTTAAAGATGGAAAAGTCACAAATGAAGTTGTATATCTTGATGCAGATCACGAAATGCGTGAAATTATCGCCGACGCTGGTTCGAAATTGAATGAAGATGGAAGCTTTGTTGAAGCGCAAGTTTCAGCCCGAAAAAATCTTATTCCATCACAGGTTAATGCTAGCGAAGTTACATTTATGGACGCAGTTCACCGACAAGTTCTTGGTGCTGCGGCTTCGTTGATTCCTTTTGCAGAGCGCGACCGAATTGACCGTGCGTTAACAGGTTCAGCCATGCAGAAACAGGCTGTGCCACTTCTTTGGACTGAAGCTCCAACCGTGGGAACCGGTGTTGAAGCTGATATCGCTCGAAATCTAAGCCAAATTATTGTTGCTGAAGATGATGGTGAGGTTGTTCGTGCTGATGCTGTTGTTGTTGAAGTTAAGTATTCAACTGGTGTTGTTAAATATGAACTAAAACATTTCCAAAAGACTGCTGACGATCGATGCTATAACCAGAAAGTTGTAGTTTCACGTGGTCAAAAAGTTAAAAAAGGTGATATCTTAGTTGAAGGTGCAAGTATTAAGAATGGAGAAATTGCACTTGGTCGTGATCTTCGCGTAGCGTTTATGTCTTGGGGTGGTTTCAATATGGACGACGCTGTGATTATTTCTGATCGTCTTGTTAAAGCAGATACGCTTACAAATATCAATATTAAAGATTACATGGTTGAAGTTCGAGAAACTAAACTTGGACCAGAGGTTGTAACTCGTGATATTCCAAACGCTAGTGAATATAGCTTGCGACACTTGGATGAAAACGGAATTGTTCAAATTGGTTCAGAAGTTAAACCAGGTGATGTGCTTGTTGGAAAGATTACTCCAAAAGGTGAGCAAGAACTTTCAAGCGAAGAGCGACTTTTGCGTGCTATCTTCGGTGAAAAAGCAAAAGATGTTCGTGATACATCAACTCGCATGAAAAATACTGGTTCAGGAAAAGTTATCGGTGTGAAAATCTTCTCTCGAGAAAATGGACACGAAATGCGCGCTGGTGTTCTTCAACAAATTCAGATTTTCGTTGCTGAGGCTCGAAAAATTATGGTTGGAGACAAGATGGCTGGACGACACGGAAACAAAGGTGTTGTTGCGAAAATCTTACCAGAAGCCGACATGCCATTCATGGAAGACGGAACTCCGATTGATGTTATTTTGTCGCCACTTGGTGTGCCTTCACGTATGAACCTTGGTCAGCTTTTCGAAGTTCACCTTGGAATGGCTGCAAAAACTCAAGGATATCGAGTTGCAACTCCTTCATATGATGGTGTTGATGCTGAAACTTTGAGCGATGAACTTGAAGCTGCTGGTGTTGCTCGCGATGGAAAAGTTCAATTGTTTGATGGTCGAACTGGTGAACCGTTCGAACAACGCACAACCGTTGGATTTATGCACATGATCAAACTTCACCACTTGGTTGCAGACAAGATTCACGCCCGATCAACTGGTCCATACACAATGGTGACACAACAGCCTTTGGGTGGTAAAGCTCAAAACGGTGGTCAGCGATTTGGAGAAATGGAAGTTTGGGCACTTGAGGCTTATGGTGCTGCTAATATGCTTCAGGAAATGCTCACAATTAAGTCTGACGATGTTGTTGGTCGTTCAAAAGCTTATGAGAGTATCATTAAGCATAGCGAGATTGTTGGTCCAAAATTGCCAGAATCATTCAACGTTCTTGTGAAAGAGCTTCAAGGTCTTGGTCTTCGAGTTGACTTGCTCGATCGACATGCCTCAAGCATTGATGCTGATGAAATTCTTGCAGAACGAAATAAGGATGGTGAAAGTTCAACTTTCGAAGAAGATGAAAACATTGAAACTGTTCGAGATGAATCTGATGGTGAATTCGAAGACAGCATGAACATTCAAGATATTGACGAAATTGAAGAAAATAAGGAGGAAGCGTAA
- a CDS encoding ATP-dependent Clp protease proteolytic subunit: protein MKDNLKSYLVPTVVEETNRGERAFDIYSRLLNERVIFLGEEVNSHTANVVVAQLLHLAYENPDEDIKLYINSPGGSVYDGLAIYDTMNFIKPDVQTIGIGLQASMGAFLLSAGAKGKRAVLPNARVMIHQPSSGTRGKITDQEIDLREGLLLKEKLAKILSKNTGQDFEKLKNDMERDYWMSAEEAVEYGLVDKIIKQEK from the coding sequence ATGAAAGATAATTTAAAAAGCTATTTAGTGCCAACTGTAGTTGAAGAAACAAATAGAGGCGAGCGTGCGTTTGATATTTATTCGCGGCTTCTAAATGAGCGTGTGATTTTTTTGGGTGAAGAGGTAAATTCGCATACGGCAAATGTTGTGGTGGCGCAACTTCTTCATTTAGCGTATGAAAACCCAGACGAAGATATTAAGCTTTATATAAATAGCCCAGGCGGGAGTGTGTATGATGGTTTGGCGATTTACGATACGATGAATTTTATTAAGCCTGATGTTCAAACGATAGGGATTGGCTTGCAGGCTTCAATGGGTGCATTTTTGCTTTCGGCGGGTGCAAAAGGTAAACGTGCAGTACTACCAAACGCTCGAGTGATGATTCACCAGCCTTCAAGTGGTACGCGCGGAAAAATTACCGATCAAGAAATTGATTTGCGCGAAGGGCTACTTTTAAAGGAGAAGCTTGCGAAAATTCTTTCGAAAAACACTGGTCAGGATTTCGAAAAGCTCAAAAATGATATGGAGCGAGATTATTGGATGAGTGCTGAAGAAGCTGTTGAATACGGTTTGGTTGATAAAATAATTAAACAAGAAAAATAG
- a CDS encoding ATP-dependent Clp protease ATP-binding subunit codes for MNPEDFQEIIARMSENAQKSLERAEFYSREFKTGYIGIEHVLLGILDNRESSATLLAYRHNLKFENVYDFLVESPLSKHRIPAPEDPNMRILTDRAAFAIKMASLVSGNSEEITTKNLLFSIIKQKNLQLQVMLRKIGTDVEGLSAILDEEMANEGADDNIRNVFNSITETETIPKQQSGREITLLKKFGEDLTQKAKDGELDPVIGREIEVQRLITILLRRTKSNPVLIGEAGVGKTAVVELLAQKIASGKVPHQLVNKKIFEIDLAGMLAGTKFRGQFEERLKNVISALEKHQEIIAFIDEIHLLTGTGSADGAMDAANILKPALARGRIKLIGATTFDEYKKTIEKDSALTRRFQSIRVDEPSLKDTLEILKGLREKYEKYHGVVISDEILSEIVDMSARYVFDRQMPDKAIDTLDEASALLVSKNSLHSNKIVNYLHEIDELKKKKMIAEFSEKDLVPIYESRILQLEKKITEEKKRRSKTKKMILTSDLVAKAISLKTNIPVRKISKNQAKVLKNLEKHLSKKVIGQSEAIEQISKAIRRNKSGLSDENRPIGSFIFLGPSGVGKTELSRQLAEEVFGGSKSLIKIDMSEFGEKHKTSQLLGAPAGYVGYGEGGTLTEKIRRQPYSVVLFDEIEKAHPDVFNLLLQLLEDGELTDSQGRKVSFKNTVIILTSNLGANEIMRENSLGFEAENSLEKSHSKNKKLTKKALSKFLKPELLNRFDGIITFKPLSKKEIGQIFELLLADLNNRLLRKGLNLKVRKAVKDRIIEKGYDSKNGVRPLRRTIEDLLECPLAEEILDKNPPEGTQFIAAMRKGEIKIEISKE; via the coding sequence ATGAATCCTGAAGATTTTCAAGAAATTATTGCAAGAATGAGCGAAAACGCACAAAAAAGTCTGGAGCGTGCGGAGTTTTATTCGCGTGAATTTAAAACGGGCTATATTGGAATTGAGCACGTTTTGTTGGGAATTCTGGATAATCGCGAATCTTCAGCGACGCTTTTAGCATATCGCCACAATTTAAAGTTTGAAAATGTATATGATTTTTTAGTTGAAAGCCCGCTTTCGAAACATAGAATACCTGCGCCAGAAGATCCAAATATGAGAATTTTAACCGATCGAGCGGCTTTTGCGATAAAAATGGCAAGTTTGGTTTCTGGTAATTCTGAAGAAATTACTACTAAAAATCTTCTTTTTTCGATAATTAAACAGAAAAACTTACAACTTCAGGTGATGCTTCGAAAAATTGGAACAGATGTCGAGGGGCTTTCAGCGATTTTGGATGAAGAAATGGCAAATGAAGGCGCTGATGATAATATTAGGAATGTTTTTAATTCGATAACAGAAACTGAAACAATTCCAAAACAGCAAAGTGGGCGAGAAATAACACTTTTGAAAAAATTTGGTGAAGATTTAACTCAAAAAGCCAAAGATGGTGAGCTTGATCCGGTTATTGGTCGAGAAATTGAAGTACAGCGGTTGATTACAATTTTATTAAGGCGCACAAAATCAAACCCAGTTTTGATTGGTGAGGCGGGTGTTGGAAAAACGGCAGTAGTTGAACTTTTGGCGCAAAAAATTGCGAGCGGAAAAGTTCCACATCAGTTAGTGAATAAAAAGATTTTCGAAATTGATCTTGCGGGAATGTTGGCTGGTACGAAATTCCGAGGCCAGTTTGAGGAGCGCTTGAAGAATGTAATTAGTGCGCTTGAAAAACATCAAGAAATTATTGCATTTATCGATGAAATACACTTGTTAACAGGAACTGGTTCGGCGGATGGTGCAATGGATGCGGCAAATATTTTGAAACCGGCGCTTGCTCGAGGTAGAATCAAGTTAATTGGTGCGACAACTTTTGACGAATACAAGAAAACAATAGAAAAGGATTCTGCATTAACTCGACGTTTTCAGTCTATTCGAGTTGATGAACCGAGCTTAAAAGATACGCTTGAAATTCTTAAAGGTTTGCGTGAAAAATATGAAAAATATCACGGCGTTGTGATTTCTGATGAAATTTTAAGCGAAATTGTTGATATGAGCGCGCGGTATGTTTTTGATCGCCAAATGCCAGATAAAGCGATTGATACTTTAGATGAAGCTAGCGCGTTGCTTGTAAGCAAAAATTCTCTACATTCGAATAAAATTGTCAATTATTTGCATGAAATTGACGAACTAAAAAAGAAGAAAATGATAGCTGAATTTAGTGAAAAAGATTTGGTTCCAATTTATGAATCACGAATTTTGCAGCTTGAAAAAAAGATTACTGAAGAGAAAAAGAGACGCAGTAAAACGAAAAAAATGATCTTAACAAGTGATTTGGTTGCGAAGGCGATTTCACTTAAAACAAATATTCCCGTGCGGAAGATTTCGAAAAATCAAGCAAAAGTCCTAAAAAATCTCGAAAAGCATCTTTCGAAAAAGGTGATTGGGCAAAGTGAGGCGATTGAGCAAATTTCGAAAGCGATTCGGCGTAATAAGTCTGGGCTATCGGATGAAAATCGCCCAATTGGTTCGTTTATTTTTCTTGGTCCAAGTGGTGTCGGAAAAACTGAACTTTCGCGCCAGCTTGCCGAGGAAGTTTTTGGCGGTTCGAAATCATTGATTAAAATCGATATGAGCGAGTTTGGCGAAAAGCATAAAACTTCGCAGCTTTTAGGCGCGCCTGCTGGCTATGTTGGCTACGGAGAGGGTGGAACTTTAACCGAAAAAATTCGCCGACAGCCATATTCTGTAGTGCTTTTTGATGAGATTGAGAAAGCGCATCCTGATGTTTTTAACTTGCTTTTACAGCTTTTAGAAGATGGTGAATTGACGGATTCGCAAGGCCGAAAAGTTTCATTTAAAAATACAGTGATTATATTAACAAGTAATCTTGGTGCGAATGAAATTATGCGTGAAAATTCACTCGGTTTTGAAGCGGAAAATTCGTTAGAAAAAAGCCACTCTAAAAACAAGAAATTAACTAAAAAAGCGCTTTCGAAATTCTTAAAACCCGAGCTCTTAAATCGTTTTGATGGAATAATTACATTCAAGCCGCTTTCGAAAAAGGAAATTGGTCAAATCTTTGAATTACTTCTAGCTGATTTAAACAATCGTTTGTTGAGAAAAGGTTTGAACTTAAAAGTTCGAAAAGCTGTTAAAGATAGGATTATCGAAAAGGGTTATGATAGTAAAAATGGCGTAAGACCGCTTCGGCGAACAATTGAGGATCTACTTGAATGCCCTTTGGCTGAAGAAATCTTAGACAAAAATCCACCAGAAGGAACCCAATTTATTGCGGCTATGCGAAAGGGCGAAATTAAGATTGAAATTTCGAAAGAATAA
- a CDS encoding methylated-DNA--[protein]-cysteine S-methyltransferase yields MCELKLSKIQTPLGEMIAIANEDALVFLEFQDNDNFEKDLEQIKDFFETTEIPEGENLPIKQIRAELEDYFKHPFAGFQTPIEMIGTDFQKQVWEEIRNVRSGSTTTYSEIAEKIENPNAIRAVGNALNANKLSIIIPCHRVLTKDMDFGGYNSGQNRKSWLLQHEGI; encoded by the coding sequence ATGTGTGAACTGAAATTATCTAAAATTCAAACCCCTTTGGGTGAAATGATTGCAATTGCGAATGAAGACGCATTAGTTTTTTTGGAATTTCAAGACAACGATAATTTCGAAAAAGATCTTGAGCAAATTAAAGATTTTTTCGAAACAACTGAAATTCCTGAAGGCGAAAATTTGCCTATAAAACAAATTCGCGCCGAACTTGAAGATTATTTCAAACACCCTTTTGCCGGCTTTCAAACACCTATCGAGATGATTGGCACAGATTTTCAAAAACAAGTTTGGGAAGAAATTCGAAACGTTCGATCAGGCTCAACTACAACTTATTCAGAAATTGCCGAAAAAATCGAAAATCCAAATGCAATCCGCGCAGTTGGTAATGCTCTAAACGCCAATAAACTTTCAATAATTATTCCTTGTCATCGAGTTCTCACTAAAGACATGGATTTTGGCGGCTACAATAGCGGACAAAATCGCAAAAGCTGGCTACTTCAACATGAAGGAATTTAA